The following are encoded together in the Candidatus Neomarinimicrobiota bacterium genome:
- a CDS encoding manganese efflux pump, whose product MSILEMILIAIGLAMDASAVSITAAAAGFVNDNRAVFRLAFHFGFFQALMPFIGWLLGSTVVDYISMWDHWIAFILLAIVGSRMIYSGFFPDNDRLTVDPSKGWTLITLSIATSIDALAAGLSFSILHVNIWIPCLLIGVITAILSALSTRIGKTAGAWLGHRVEILGGLILLGIGVRILVSHLN is encoded by the coding sequence ATGTCTATACTCGAGATGATACTCATCGCAATCGGTCTGGCAATGGATGCCTCAGCAGTATCTATAACAGCTGCTGCGGCCGGATTTGTAAACGACAACAGGGCTGTCTTTCGTCTCGCCTTCCACTTCGGGTTCTTCCAGGCACTTATGCCTTTTATAGGCTGGCTTTTGGGCTCTACTGTTGTGGATTACATCAGCATGTGGGATCATTGGATTGCCTTCATCCTCCTGGCAATCGTCGGTAGTAGAATGATTTATTCCGGGTTCTTCCCGGACAATGATAGACTCACTGTGGATCCATCCAAGGGGTGGACACTTATTACTCTGAGCATAGCCACCAGTATTGACGCCCTGGCTGCTGGTCTCAGTTTTTCCATCCTTCACGTGAATATCTGGATCCCCTGTCTCCTCATCGGTGTGATTACTGCCATCTTATCAGCGTTGTCAACCAGGATTGGGAAGACTGCAGGAGCTTGGCTGGGTCACCGGGTTGAAATCCTGGGTGGTCTCATCTTGCTGGGAATTGGGGTCAGAATATTGGTCAGTCATCTCAATTGA
- a CDS encoding T9SS type A sorting domain-containing protein, producing the protein MYSKIRNNSMCFVSVSIVLVLFFSMGFADYDADGVDLVGRNPYGYCPFAVASGDFVYSANGTVLEVLDIHTLEPVSEVVTESIVSGLAVSGDFVYIANWSDGFRVVDVSDPTNPSMVAELEFLGQCWDISVTGDFAYVGNDDQGLRIIDISNPLIPTLASTFLSTPGVKFEHAQVIDTLAYAATQSGLFILDVSDPAAPVQLGHSPAENGAWSVHVVDTIAYLPKVFEGIRMVNVADPTNPIELGYFQTPDAAYWMEVVDTIAYVAERFSGIQILDISDLTAPDSVGMLSMDYADALYILGDSMYVASSSWGLKQVDISDLTAPVLVNECKGGGYPVDIQAADTITYVAMRGLGVGIFTYDEFFEPDMIALIEMDNPYRLHVEGELLFVLENYNLHIYDVSDPSNPVHTYSTDSGGINSVFCMANLLYVGGYPDLRIFDISDPYFPAQLGEMDGLPSSPYSMYVSGGFAFLTNRWGGLHIVNVMDPIEPWPVGAAPNFEDARAVYVAGEYAYVTDRYVGELKIIDIGNPEDPYEISSFSVGNAAVDVYGSGRYAYVIDSWTGVRIIDCGDPYNPVEVGYFNTGGYAQAVIANQGQLHVADGGGGFYLLETEFKQAVFTVNSTGDAVDAIPGDGICDDGTGDCTLRAAINEANATPGFNTINFDIEGVGPHTFQPASALPTIIDPVEIDGSSEPDFLGTPIVELDGSLIEVDNGLNFATNNCLISNLVISGFDGASENFEASGIYILNGRNIIIEGCYIGTNNLGSSANGNVIGVVLTGSYNQIRSNLISGNTRLGLEVSNFEEEAASFNHITNNKFGTDISGMSVLPNEGNGCVLLGARFSSIIGNTFSGNTGYGLQLTDGSAFNEIQGNFLGCDPTGTIRVPNENSGVNIRNDAHDNLIGGTEPGAGNVISGNNRTGLSIGQGTGASLNYILGNRIGTNAAGTDSLVNTANGIVLFPGAFETMIGGLEPGEGNLISGNRLSGISIRAGCEQNSILGNYIGTDISGSMAIPNQADGISSLGASHDIRGNLISGNNLDGILIEGESASGNQVFSNRIGSDASGTAAIPNALNGIHILEASSNQIGGINDDDGNLISGNEYYGIHVEGAMSTENIMQGNLIGTDISGMEPLGNSVNGIGLRGGANNNLIGGAEETAGNVISANGGKGITLIGEGTNNNIIQDNFIGCDITGDNSDLGNGGGIVIAGGASNNLIGGMGEFTANWIGYNLGYGITIRDTSNTAGNSILGNGFTQNEIAGIDLSEINRGNDGPTANDSADVDTGPNNLQNYPERLNCGIESNNDFMLQFFIDSDPAHSAYPIHVEFFQADEESNQGYYLVVTDEYSDDDHTAGLKTLNLGNANELGQEGLWNGIRIVATATDANGNTSEFSEAIEIGNYVGIAAVEALPEVFTLEQNYPNPFNPTTTIRYGLPEASDVRLVIYDLKGRIVQSYSERGRTAGWVNYEWSGTNMSGEPVSTGVYLCRLVAGEYSKTIKMVYLR; encoded by the coding sequence ATGTATTCCAAAATCAGAAACAATTCGATGTGTTTTGTAAGTGTCAGTATTGTACTCGTGCTTTTCTTTAGCATGGGCTTTGCGGACTATGACGCCGATGGGGTCGATCTAGTGGGACGAAATCCTTATGGATACTGTCCATTTGCAGTCGCATCTGGGGACTTTGTTTATTCAGCCAATGGAACCGTACTCGAAGTGTTGGATATCCATACATTGGAACCAGTAAGTGAAGTTGTCACAGAAAGTATCGTCAGTGGGCTGGCAGTTTCCGGTGACTTTGTCTATATCGCCAATTGGAGTGATGGCTTCAGGGTTGTTGATGTGTCAGATCCCACAAATCCATCTATGGTGGCAGAGCTTGAATTTCTCGGACAATGCTGGGATATTTCCGTAACGGGGGATTTTGCCTATGTTGGTAATGATGATCAGGGTCTCAGGATCATTGATATTTCCAATCCACTCATCCCAACGCTGGCCAGTACTTTTCTGAGCACTCCTGGAGTTAAATTTGAACATGCTCAGGTCATTGACACGCTTGCCTATGCAGCGACACAATCGGGCTTATTTATCCTGGATGTAAGTGATCCAGCTGCGCCTGTCCAATTAGGTCATTCTCCAGCAGAGAATGGAGCCTGGTCGGTGCATGTTGTAGATACAATTGCTTATTTGCCCAAAGTGTTTGAAGGAATACGCATGGTCAATGTTGCTGATCCCACCAACCCAATTGAACTGGGGTATTTCCAAACACCTGATGCAGCCTACTGGATGGAGGTTGTGGATACCATAGCCTATGTGGCTGAACGGTTTTCAGGGATCCAAATTCTCGACATTTCAGATTTAACCGCCCCAGACTCCGTTGGGATGCTTTCAATGGATTATGCTGATGCGCTCTATATACTGGGTGACAGCATGTATGTTGCTTCATCCAGTTGGGGTCTCAAACAGGTGGATATTAGTGATCTGACTGCACCTGTCTTGGTAAACGAATGTAAGGGAGGTGGCTATCCAGTAGACATTCAAGCCGCCGATACGATCACCTACGTGGCTATGAGGGGCCTGGGTGTTGGCATTTTCACATACGACGAATTCTTTGAGCCTGACATGATTGCACTGATAGAGATGGATAATCCCTATCGACTCCATGTAGAGGGGGAGTTGCTCTTTGTCCTAGAGAATTATAATTTGCATATATATGATGTAAGTGATCCATCGAATCCTGTACATACATATTCAACCGATTCAGGCGGTATAAATTCTGTTTTTTGCATGGCTAATTTGCTCTATGTCGGTGGATACCCAGATCTACGGATTTTTGATATAAGTGACCCCTACTTTCCCGCTCAACTTGGTGAGATGGATGGCTTGCCCAGCAGTCCTTATTCCATGTATGTATCGGGTGGTTTTGCATTTCTCACCAATCGATGGGGTGGACTACATATCGTCAATGTCATGGATCCCATAGAGCCATGGCCAGTGGGGGCAGCTCCCAATTTTGAGGATGCCAGAGCAGTCTATGTTGCAGGTGAATACGCCTATGTTACTGATCGCTATGTAGGTGAATTAAAAATTATCGATATTGGCAACCCTGAAGATCCCTATGAGATCAGCAGTTTTTCTGTGGGAAATGCCGCAGTGGATGTTTACGGATCAGGAAGGTATGCTTACGTCATCGATTCATGGACAGGTGTGCGGATCATTGATTGTGGAGATCCCTACAACCCGGTTGAAGTTGGATATTTTAATACTGGGGGATATGCCCAGGCTGTTATTGCAAACCAGGGGCAACTCCATGTTGCTGATGGGGGTGGTGGATTCTATCTGCTGGAAACTGAATTCAAGCAAGCCGTATTTACGGTGAATTCAACGGGTGATGCTGTTGATGCCATTCCTGGAGATGGAATCTGTGATGATGGTACAGGTGATTGCACCCTCCGGGCCGCTATCAATGAAGCCAATGCAACCCCTGGATTCAATACGATCAATTTTGATATAGAAGGTGTTGGTCCGCATACATTCCAACCTGCTAGCGCTTTACCCACTATCATAGATCCCGTGGAAATCGATGGTAGCTCAGAACCAGATTTCCTCGGTACTCCCATAGTCGAACTGGACGGTAGCTTGATCGAAGTTGACAATGGACTCAATTTTGCCACAAATAATTGTCTCATTTCGAACCTGGTAATCAGTGGATTTGATGGCGCTTCAGAGAATTTCGAGGCCAGTGGGATCTATATATTAAATGGCAGAAACATAATAATTGAAGGTTGTTATATTGGAACGAACAATCTCGGTTCAAGCGCGAACGGAAATGTAATTGGAGTTGTATTGACCGGTTCGTACAATCAAATCCGTTCTAACCTCATTTCTGGAAATACTAGACTTGGACTTGAAGTCAGTAATTTTGAAGAAGAGGCAGCATCTTTCAACCATATAACAAACAACAAATTTGGAACTGATATTTCTGGCATGTCTGTGTTGCCAAACGAGGGGAATGGGTGTGTTCTCTTGGGAGCCCGCTTTAGCTCCATAATTGGAAATACATTCTCTGGAAATACAGGTTATGGTCTACAACTGACCGACGGTTCTGCTTTTAATGAAATCCAAGGCAACTTTCTTGGCTGCGATCCCACTGGGACGATACGTGTTCCCAATGAAAATTCAGGTGTTAATATTCGCAATGATGCCCATGATAATCTGATTGGGGGGACTGAACCAGGTGCCGGAAATGTCATCAGTGGTAATAACCGTACTGGGCTGTCAATTGGACAGGGGACTGGAGCTAGTCTTAATTATATCTTGGGGAACCGTATCGGTACAAATGCCGCCGGTACCGACTCCCTAGTGAATACAGCCAATGGAATCGTCCTGTTCCCAGGAGCGTTTGAAACCATGATCGGCGGTCTTGAACCCGGCGAAGGCAATCTTATCTCAGGGAACCGCCTGTCAGGCATCTCCATACGAGCGGGCTGTGAACAAAATTCGATTCTGGGTAATTATATTGGCACCGATATCAGCGGCTCCATGGCCATTCCCAACCAGGCAGACGGGATATCCTCATTAGGCGCAAGCCATGATATTCGTGGAAATCTCATTTCCGGCAACAACCTGGATGGTATCCTGATCGAGGGTGAATCAGCCTCTGGCAATCAGGTCTTTTCGAATCGCATCGGTAGCGATGCCAGTGGGACGGCTGCAATTCCCAATGCCTTAAACGGTATTCACATCCTGGAAGCCTCTTCGAATCAGATCGGTGGCATCAACGATGATGATGGCAATTTGATCTCTGGAAATGAATACTATGGTATTCACGTTGAAGGAGCTATGTCAACAGAAAATATCATGCAAGGCAATCTTATTGGTACAGATATATCCGGTATGGAGCCCCTAGGAAACAGTGTTAATGGTATTGGACTGCGTGGTGGAGCTAACAATAATCTGATTGGTGGGGCAGAAGAGACTGCTGGAAATGTGATATCAGCAAATGGGGGTAAGGGTATCACCCTCATAGGGGAAGGCACCAACAATAATATCATTCAGGATAATTTTATTGGCTGTGATATTACCGGAGACAATAGTGATCTGGGTAATGGTGGCGGTATCGTAATCGCAGGAGGAGCCTCAAACAATCTCATCGGTGGAATGGGGGAGTTCACAGCAAATTGGATTGGTTATAATTTGGGCTATGGGATTACTATTAGGGACACTTCAAACACTGCAGGAAATTCAATACTGGGCAACGGTTTCACGCAAAATGAAATAGCCGGTATTGATTTAAGTGAAATAAACAGGGGCAATGATGGACCCACAGCCAATGACAGTGCTGATGTGGATACTGGACCTAACAATCTCCAGAACTACCCTGAACGATTGAATTGTGGCATTGAAAGCAATAATGATTTCATGCTACAATTTTTCATCGACTCAGATCCAGCGCATTCAGCCTATCCCATTCATGTTGAATTCTTCCAGGCTGATGAGGAATCCAATCAGGGATATTATCTGGTTGTTACAGATGAATATTCAGATGATGACCATACTGCAGGTTTAAAAACCCTGAATCTGGGGAACGCGAATGAGCTTGGTCAGGAAGGACTCTGGAATGGGATACGCATTGTTGCCACAGCCACAGACGCCAATGGCAATACGTCAGAATTTTCAGAAGCAATTGAAATAGGCAATTATGTGGGTATCGCTGCAGTTGAAGCGCTTCCAGAAGTATTCACCCTTGAACAGAACTATCCGAACCCATTTAATCCAACCACGACGATCCGCTATGGTTTGCCGGAAGCATCTGATGTAAGGCTGGTCATATATGATCTGAAGGGTAGAATAGTACAGAGCTATTCAGAGAGGGGTCGAACAGCTGGCTGGGTCAATTATGAATGGTCTGGTACCAATATGAGCGGTGAACCGGTAAGTACAGGTGTTTATCTCTGTCGTCTGGTTGCAGGTGAATATTCAAAAACAATCAAGATGGTGTATTTAAGATAA